From the genome of Candidatus Anaeroferrophillus wilburensis, one region includes:
- a CDS encoding (2Fe-2S)-binding protein, with translation MVTITVDGLEITVPRRTRLLQACLDNGIYIPNLCYLEGMDQPPASCRLCLVEIEGRPGPVPSCSLEVEAGMVVHTNTDEVQKLQKMAFRLLVCTNEGQCRMCMANKRCELQRIAKFLHMPLRTKRLRHLPKDLPEVIEDHPCIVYEPNKCVLCGRCVYVCAQQGNDFSLSFANRGFNTVISFFGSQNEGQGDACLDCQACVDICPVGALNLKDDRRRHLRKMAAKAKARG, from the coding sequence TGCCTTGACAACGGCATTTATATCCCCAATCTTTGCTATTTGGAGGGTATGGACCAGCCGCCGGCATCGTGTCGCCTGTGCCTGGTGGAAATCGAAGGCCGTCCGGGGCCGGTACCATCCTGCAGCCTGGAGGTGGAAGCAGGGATGGTGGTGCATACCAATACGGACGAGGTGCAGAAACTCCAGAAGATGGCTTTCCGCCTGCTGGTCTGCACCAACGAGGGGCAGTGCCGGATGTGCATGGCCAATAAGCGGTGTGAACTGCAGCGGATTGCCAAGTTTCTCCACATGCCCCTGCGAACCAAGAGGCTGCGCCATCTGCCCAAGGACCTGCCGGAGGTTATCGAGGATCATCCCTGCATCGTCTACGAACCCAACAAGTGTGTCCTCTGCGGTCGCTGCGTCTATGTCTGCGCACAGCAGGGCAATGATTTTTCCCTCAGCTTTGCCAACCGGGGTTTCAACACGGTGATCTCATTTTTCGGCAGCCAGAACGAAGGGCAGGGCGATGCCTGTCTCGACTGTCAGGCTTGTGTCGATATCTGTCCCGTTGGTGCTCTCAACCTTAAGGACGATCGCCGCCGACATCTGCGCAAAATGGCGGCCAAAGCCAAAGCCCGTGGTTGA
- a CDS encoding MBL fold metallo-hydrolase: MVEKVRLTVVYNNVAGDPHLTTDWGFACLVAGEGLTILFDTGANGRVLLHNLQKLGIDPQTIDAVFLSHDHWDHTGGLAALLAVKPQLPVVLPASFSPLFQRDLIDREVPVRLVHDCEELFPGVFSTGPLGEEIPEQGLMIAHRRGPVLITGCAHPGIAMMVDKAAAIFSQPPLLVMGGFHLLSAGPADIERASSSLQRQKVELLAPSHCTGSHALAAFRCAWGDNLLAGGCGVVLEV, from the coding sequence GTGGTTGAGAAAGTCCGTCTGACGGTAGTTTACAACAATGTGGCGGGTGATCCCCACCTGACCACCGACTGGGGTTTCGCCTGTCTGGTTGCCGGTGAGGGCCTGACAATCCTTTTTGATACCGGGGCCAATGGCCGCGTGCTGCTTCATAACCTGCAAAAACTCGGCATCGATCCACAGACGATTGATGCCGTTTTTTTATCCCATGACCACTGGGATCACACCGGTGGTCTGGCAGCCTTGCTGGCCGTCAAGCCGCAGCTGCCGGTTGTTCTGCCGGCGAGCTTTTCTCCCCTGTTTCAGCGGGACCTGATAGATCGTGAGGTGCCGGTGCGCCTGGTGCATGACTGTGAGGAACTTTTTCCAGGGGTATTCAGTACCGGTCCCCTGGGGGAGGAGATCCCTGAGCAGGGGCTGATGATTGCCCATCGGCGAGGGCCGGTGCTGATCACCGGCTGTGCCCACCCGGGAATTGCCATGATGGTCGACAAGGCGGCGGCGATCTTTTCGCAGCCGCCGCTGCTGGTTATGGGTGGATTTCACCTGTTGTCAGCCGGTCCGGCTGACATTGAGCGTGCATCTTCTTCTCTCCAGCGTCAGAAGGTTGAACTGCTGGCTCCCAGCCACTGTACTGGCAGCCACGCGCTGGCGGCCTTTCGTTGTGCCTGGGGCGACAACCTGTTGGCCGGCGGCTGCGGCGTGGTGCTGGAGGTCTGA
- a CDS encoding dienelactone hydrolase family protein — translation MTKTTIIKKNVVIPAGEISIPGFFCRPETGGPFAAVIVFHGTDGFQPQHRELAATLAREGYAVLVPEWFGDQLPRRRSWDMLPPEDLAAMGGWIGAAEAVDDRHLALLGASRGGGLALYAGTVISGVRTVVNFFGLTCWHGGMDSFKQLPLNSDDHLDFLSRLPCPVISFHGNRDTVVPVENTYLLDNACRRLGIKHPYHIYPGVDHSFIWPGNRRYHPEARRDSWTRMLAFLKKQL, via the coding sequence ATGACCAAGACCACGATCATCAAGAAAAATGTCGTCATTCCAGCCGGGGAGATCTCCATCCCCGGTTTTTTTTGCCGGCCGGAAACCGGCGGACCGTTTGCCGCCGTCATCGTGTTTCACGGCACCGACGGTTTCCAGCCACAGCACCGGGAACTGGCAGCCACTCTGGCCCGGGAAGGCTACGCCGTGCTGGTGCCGGAATGGTTCGGCGATCAGCTGCCCCGGCGGCGGAGCTGGGACATGCTGCCGCCGGAAGACTTGGCCGCCATGGGCGGCTGGATAGGAGCGGCGGAGGCCGTAGATGACCGGCACCTGGCCCTGCTGGGAGCCAGCCGGGGCGGCGGTCTGGCCCTCTATGCCGGCACCGTTATTTCAGGTGTGCGGACGGTCGTCAATTTCTTCGGCCTCACCTGCTGGCATGGCGGCATGGACAGTTTCAAACAACTGCCGCTCAACTCCGACGACCATCTTGATTTTCTCAGCCGGCTGCCCTGTCCGGTCATCTCATTCCATGGCAACCGGGATACCGTTGTCCCGGTGGAAAACACCTATCTGCTCGATAACGCCTGCCGCCGGCTGGGAATCAAGCACCCGTACCATATCTATCCCGGCGTTGATCACTCCTTCATCTGGCCCGGCAACCGGCGCTACCACCCGGAAGCCCGCCGGGATTCCTGGACCAGAATGCTGGCTTTTCTGAAAAAACAGCTGTAA
- a CDS encoding adenine deaminase, producing the protein MRPEAISQAVHTALGHEPADLIITNGTLVNVFTAEVIPRTAVAIRGERFVAVGELCAAVRGEQTRVIDADGAYLLPGFVETHTHIANVFRLHDFVRLVLPRGTTTVVTEVTELGNSLGAAGVSWFLEEAGRQPMNILATAPCFSPPFPELETVHPFSLAEYAKLFADQRVVGIGEAYWPRIIDPDERTLALLSLAWQHNLPVQGHSAGARREKLQAFAAAGISSCHEPITAEEALERLRLGLYLMIREGSIRQDLEGVAPIREMINDFRQVSISTDGVTTSRLLTEGHLDVIARKAVALGFSPVTVVQMLTINAAAAFGLRDLGAIAPHFRADLQIVPDLATFSPSLVVAGGRIVAEKGSLQVSLEPYIYPEAAYHSLPLAPVTADTFHYPSTGSEARVRAIRPEIGSMVTHEERVTLPVIDGNIVPDPQHSILKYAIVNRHGRQTISIGFLAGTGIRRGAVASTLNWEAYQPTVYGASEAEMATAFNRLLELQGGIVVVEGQTILAELPLPIGGIYADLPLEEINTREEAIENALKSLGSELDNPFFHYQTLSFTGLPFLRLTDKGLYDVRSRKTLPVILD; encoded by the coding sequence ATGCGTCCTGAAGCAATCTCCCAAGCAGTTCATACCGCGCTTGGTCATGAACCGGCCGACCTGATCATCACCAACGGCACCCTGGTCAATGTGTTCACCGCTGAAGTCATCCCCCGGACCGCAGTGGCCATCAGGGGGGAACGGTTTGTGGCGGTTGGTGAGCTATGCGCCGCCGTCAGGGGCGAACAAACGAGGGTCATCGATGCCGACGGTGCCTATCTGCTGCCCGGTTTCGTTGAAACCCATACCCACATCGCCAATGTTTTCCGCCTCCATGATTTTGTCCGTCTGGTCCTGCCCCGGGGAACCACCACCGTGGTCACTGAGGTGACCGAGCTGGGGAATTCTCTGGGCGCCGCCGGCGTCAGCTGGTTTCTTGAGGAAGCCGGTCGGCAGCCGATGAACATCTTGGCTACCGCCCCTTGTTTTTCACCCCCGTTTCCGGAACTGGAAACCGTTCACCCTTTTTCGCTGGCAGAATACGCCAAACTCTTTGCCGACCAACGGGTCGTGGGCATTGGCGAAGCCTATTGGCCCCGGATCATTGATCCGGATGAACGGACGCTGGCATTGCTGTCCTTGGCCTGGCAGCACAACCTCCCGGTTCAGGGACATTCGGCCGGTGCCCGACGGGAAAAACTGCAGGCCTTTGCGGCGGCCGGCATCTCCTCCTGCCATGAACCGATCACCGCTGAGGAAGCCTTGGAACGGCTGCGCCTGGGGCTCTACTTGATGATCCGGGAGGGAAGCATCCGCCAGGATCTGGAAGGGGTTGCACCCATCAGGGAGATGATCAATGATTTCAGGCAGGTTTCCATCTCCACCGACGGCGTCACCACCTCCCGGCTGCTGACTGAAGGACATCTTGACGTTATTGCCCGCAAAGCGGTAGCCCTTGGTTTTTCGCCGGTTACCGTGGTCCAGATGCTGACCATCAACGCCGCGGCTGCCTTTGGTCTCCGTGACCTGGGGGCGATTGCCCCCCATTTCCGCGCCGATCTGCAAATCGTCCCCGACCTGGCAACATTCTCACCTTCCCTGGTGGTGGCCGGCGGCCGGATCGTCGCTGAAAAAGGCTCCTTGCAAGTTTCTTTGGAACCCTATATCTACCCCGAGGCTGCCTACCATTCTCTGCCCCTGGCCCCGGTGACCGCAGACACTTTTCATTACCCGTCCACCGGCAGCGAAGCTAGGGTGCGGGCCATCCGGCCTGAAATCGGCAGCATGGTCACCCACGAAGAGCGTGTCACCCTGCCGGTGATCGACGGCAATATCGTTCCTGACCCCCAGCACAGTATCCTGAAATACGCCATTGTCAATCGCCATGGCCGACAGACAATCAGCATAGGCTTTCTCGCCGGCACCGGCATCAGGCGGGGTGCCGTAGCCTCAACTTTGAACTGGGAAGCCTACCAGCCAACCGTTTATGGCGCTAGTGAGGCTGAGATGGCCACAGCTTTCAACCGACTGCTGGAACTCCAGGGCGGCATTGTGGTGGTCGAGGGGCAAACTATTCTGGCCGAACTGCCGCTGCCCATCGGCGGCATTTATGCCGATCTGCCGCTGGAAGAGATCAATACACGGGAGGAAGCGATCGAAAATGCCCTGAAGTCACTGGGCTCAGAGCTGGACAATCCCTTTTTCCACTACCAGACTCTCTCCTTCACCGGCCTTCCTTTTCTGCGGCTGACCGACAAAGGTCTGTACGACGTCCGCTCCAGAAAGACCCTGCCGGTCATCCTTGATTGA
- a CDS encoding PaaI family thioesterase produces MINDDLRHTAAAAVGQEPFARLFNIQLVDCSPGYALVEMTPTCETTNLFKMVHGGAIFALIDEAFQVSCNTHGTLAVALNVNVTYLRAPAVDVPLRAASREVSRNPRIATYHIEVTDNHGHLIASAQATAYRKKENNLFHAS; encoded by the coding sequence ATGATCAATGACGATCTCCGACACACCGCCGCGGCTGCAGTTGGCCAAGAGCCATTTGCCCGCCTCTTCAACATCCAGCTGGTTGACTGCTCCCCCGGTTACGCCCTGGTGGAGATGACCCCTACCTGTGAAACCACCAACCTTTTCAAGATGGTGCATGGTGGGGCAATTTTCGCCCTCATCGATGAAGCGTTCCAGGTATCCTGCAATACCCACGGCACCCTGGCGGTGGCCCTGAATGTCAACGTCACCTATCTGCGGGCACCGGCAGTGGACGTCCCACTCAGGGCGGCATCCCGGGAAGTATCCCGCAATCCCCGGATTGCCACCTACCATATTGAAGTCACCGACAACCATGGCCACCTGATTGCCAGCGCCCAGGCTACCGCCTATCGGAAAAAAGAGAACAATCTGTTCCATGCGTCCTGA